In Candidatus Endomicrobium procryptotermitis, a genomic segment contains:
- a CDS encoding glycosyltransferase family 9 protein: MKERKILVILNANLGDFILATSALNLLKKNAENLIVYVIAQKRFKPYIENNPAIDNIIYNNNLFSVDSKWLTRRIYEAIWFIKNFIKLKLLSFDICIFLDSSPFLALAANILRIKTIAGPATRWCGYDNPFPILKYLTHTVKMNKDSDRIHMSERYQTIIRSIINTNNIELPMLPNTSHIKSNTVETVKKDKNKKIIFCFEGEGGYNKFPFDNAVNTINAILKHIKPSIYFVGTDKNNEYAIKIAGSVNYHIVNLCGKTNLYELKEILGNSDLLISVDTGIVHLAAVENIKIISLYGRGLPDNSGPVSSKAYSFYSKEICSPCNFKREAEGFKCPCPDNPICLININPYDIANKAIELLEEK; this comes from the coding sequence ATGAAAGAAAGAAAAATATTAGTCATATTAAATGCAAATCTTGGAGATTTCATTCTCGCAACTTCAGCGTTAAATCTTCTAAAAAAGAATGCAGAAAATTTAATCGTTTATGTTATAGCACAAAAAAGATTTAAACCATATATTGAAAACAATCCCGCGATAGATAATATTATTTACAACAATAATTTATTTTCTGTAGACAGTAAATGGTTGACAAGAAGGATATACGAAGCCATTTGGTTTATTAAAAATTTCATAAAATTAAAACTTCTTTCTTTTGATATATGCATATTTCTTGACAGTTCGCCTTTTTTAGCCCTCGCTGCAAATATTTTAAGAATAAAAACTATTGCAGGTCCTGCAACAAGATGGTGCGGATACGACAATCCTTTCCCAATACTAAAATATTTAACTCATACTGTAAAAATGAACAAAGATTCCGATAGAATTCATATGTCAGAAAGATACCAGACAATTATAAGAAGCATAATAAATACAAATAATATTGAACTTCCCATGCTGCCAAATACAAGCCATATAAAATCAAATACCGTTGAAACAGTAAAAAAAGATAAAAATAAAAAAATAATTTTTTGTTTTGAAGGAGAGGGCGGCTATAACAAATTTCCTTTCGATAATGCTGTAAATACAATTAATGCCATTTTAAAACATATTAAACCTTCAATTTATTTTGTAGGAACCGATAAAAATAATGAATATGCAATAAAAATTGCAGGTTCTGTTAATTATCATATAGTAAATTTATGCGGAAAAACTAATTTATATGAACTTAAAGAGATATTAGGAAATTCAGATTTGCTTATATCTGTAGATACCGGCATTGTCCATCTTGCTGCAGTTGAAAATATAAAAATTATATCTCTATATGGACGAGGTCTTCCTGATAATTCTGGACCTGTATCGTCAAAAGCTTACTCTTTTTATAGTAAAGAAATATGTTCACCATGCAATTTTAAGCGTGAGGCAGAAGGCTTTAAATGTCCTTGTCCTGACAATCCGATATGTCTTATAAATATTAATCCTTATGATATTGCAAATAAAGCCATAGAACTATTGGAGGAAAAGTGA
- a CDS encoding ABC transporter substrate-binding protein encodes MNNKIIRTFLAFVLCLSISALSSCQSKTEAEAYKKKFPLGKAKIRAIAEISSAACDSPIFIAYEKGFFADEGIDVELVAGDAEVTKAGLQKNEFPVATEAFGYFISIYQGLDIKVVAGTHKGCVKLLTAPNSPYNTVSDLKKVKGRKLNIGLSEAVGSADHIYASIIFKKYGIDPVKDVEWLVFPPDTYNLVYEKNKLDAFVSWDPFAILAVKKEGYKLLSDQATDPVLNDAYCCFLYAPTKLINEKPELIRGLVKAYRKGADYIAANPEEAAKIDIDKKYISTDQNEIIKDLLVSYTYDAHHHNGKKQHSTKDDIRFYVTEIKALGYLPADLDVEEFVNKIYYDDIH; translated from the coding sequence ATGAATAATAAAATAATAAGAACATTTTTGGCATTTGTTCTGTGTTTAAGCATAAGCGCGTTGTCATCATGTCAGAGTAAGACTGAAGCAGAAGCATACAAAAAAAAATTTCCTCTAGGGAAAGCAAAAATAAGGGCGATAGCTGAAATTTCGAGTGCTGCATGTGATTCCCCGATTTTTATCGCATATGAAAAAGGGTTTTTTGCCGATGAAGGTATAGATGTGGAACTTGTGGCTGGCGACGCTGAAGTTACAAAAGCCGGACTGCAAAAAAACGAATTTCCAGTAGCTACAGAAGCTTTTGGATATTTTATAAGCATATATCAGGGACTGGATATTAAAGTAGTGGCAGGGACGCATAAAGGCTGTGTTAAACTTCTTACTGCACCTAACTCTCCGTACAATACCGTAAGCGACTTAAAAAAAGTTAAGGGAAGAAAGTTAAACATCGGACTTTCCGAAGCCGTCGGAAGCGCGGACCATATATACGCCAGCATTATTTTCAAAAAATATGGAATCGATCCGGTGAAAGACGTGGAATGGCTTGTTTTCCCGCCGGACACGTATAATCTTGTATATGAAAAAAATAAGCTTGATGCTTTTGTCTCATGGGATCCTTTTGCAATTTTGGCGGTAAAAAAAGAGGGATATAAACTTTTGTCGGATCAGGCTACCGACCCAGTTTTAAACGATGCATACTGCTGTTTCCTCTACGCTCCGACAAAGCTGATTAATGAAAAGCCGGAATTGATAAGAGGTCTCGTAAAAGCTTACAGAAAGGGCGCGGACTATATAGCTGCAAATCCTGAAGAAGCAGCCAAAATAGATATAGACAAAAAATATATTTCCACAGACCAAAATGAAATTATAAAAGATTTGTTGGTTTCATACACTTATGATGCTCATCATCATAACGGTAAAAAACAGCATTCTACGAAAGACGACATAAGATTTTACGTAACCGAAATAAAAGCCCTCGGATACTTGCCGGCAGATTTGGATGTCGAAGAGTTTGTAAATAAAATCTATTATGATGATATTCATTGA
- a CDS encoding ABC transporter ATP-binding protein → MSESIITIKDVNRIYRDSFGHKVYALRNVSLELYSGEFISFIGPSGCGKTTLLRLIAGLDGPQSGRLSIQGNVIEKPDHERGYIFQQPTLFPWKTVEENAAIGLKARGVYKENKDKIGEYIKMIGLDGFEKSYPHEISGGMAQRVAIIRALINEPKILLLDEPLAALDAFKRIEMQTLLIKIWKTMKTTMAFVTHDVDEAIALSQRIVIMTSRPGKIRKIIDVKLGDHRDRNNDAFISLRKIILEELHLASIIPEPEYSI, encoded by the coding sequence ATGAGCGAATCCATAATAACGATTAAAGACGTAAACCGCATATACAGAGATTCTTTCGGGCATAAAGTATATGCTCTCAGAAACGTAAGTCTTGAACTTTATTCAGGCGAGTTTATCTCTTTCATAGGACCATCCGGCTGCGGAAAAACTACCTTATTGCGTCTCATTGCCGGACTTGACGGACCTCAGTCCGGAAGGTTGAGCATTCAGGGAAACGTAATCGAAAAACCCGACCATGAACGCGGATACATTTTTCAGCAGCCCACGCTTTTTCCTTGGAAAACTGTAGAAGAAAACGCCGCCATAGGGCTGAAAGCGCGCGGAGTGTACAAAGAAAACAAAGATAAAATCGGCGAATATATAAAAATGATAGGGCTGGACGGTTTTGAAAAGTCATACCCACATGAAATTTCAGGAGGGATGGCGCAGCGCGTTGCGATTATAAGAGCGCTGATAAACGAGCCGAAAATTCTTCTTCTTGATGAGCCGCTTGCTGCTTTAGATGCCTTTAAACGCATAGAAATGCAGACGCTTCTTATAAAAATATGGAAGACCATGAAAACTACTATGGCTTTCGTAACGCATGACGTTGATGAAGCCATAGCACTCAGCCAAAGAATAGTCATCATGACATCAAGGCCCGGAAAAATAAGAAAAATCATAGACGTAAAATTGGGCGACCACAGGGATAGAAACAACGACGCGTTTATATCTTTGAGAAAAATTATTCTCGAAGAGCTGCATCTGGCTTCCATTATTCCTGAACCGGAATACAGCATTTGA
- a CDS encoding class I SAM-dependent methyltransferase yields the protein MVLQKEKLNRLFTKIKRCLSCFCKETVKYLIKVKNIKSILFLPEGCSRSSALANKYLKGLRGIEIGGSSYNDFFLNTINIDCDVNPIQHKYGEIVKVDIIAEGDNLPFKDNIFDFVLTSHVLEHMWDPIKTLNEWIRVIKPNGYVFMIIPHKERTFDKPRQRTSLNELIKRHECKDPLTRTHYNVWITEDVLELCRYLNLNVIDFQDKDDKIGNGFTIVIKK from the coding sequence ATGGTTTTACAAAAAGAAAAACTCAACAGATTATTTACAAAAATCAAACGTTGTTTAAGCTGTTTCTGTAAAGAAACGGTAAAATATTTAATTAAAGTAAAAAACATAAAAAGTATTTTATTTCTACCTGAAGGTTGCAGTAGAAGTTCCGCACTGGCAAATAAATATTTAAAAGGACTCAGAGGTATTGAAATAGGCGGGTCTTCTTACAATGATTTTTTTCTAAATACAATAAATATTGATTGCGACGTAAACCCTATCCAACATAAATACGGAGAAATTGTGAAGGTAGATATTATCGCAGAAGGCGATAATCTTCCGTTTAAAGACAATATATTTGATTTCGTTTTAACTTCACATGTTTTGGAACATATGTGGGATCCAATAAAAACTCTTAATGAATGGATTAGAGTAATAAAACCAAATGGCTATGTTTTTATGATAATTCCTCATAAAGAAAGAACTTTTGACAAACCAAGACAAAGAACCTCGCTTAATGAACTTATTAAAAGACATGAATGTAAAGATCCCCTTACAAGAACACATTACAATGTGTGGATTACAGAAGATGTTTTGGAGTTATGCAGATATTTAAATTTAAACGTAATCGATTTCCAAGATAAAGACGATAAAATAGGAAATGGTTTTACCATAGTAATTAAAAAATAA
- a CDS encoding glycosyltransferase family 2 protein: MTALPLVSIVIAAYNGQIFLRKQLDSLLSQTYENIEIIACDDCSIDSTLSILKSYPSVIILQNEQNIGFVKTFEKVISEAKGDYIALCDQDDIWLPEKIETLVKEIGDTVLIHSDAYLIDDNDNIMSNTSTSKVKKFLQNTTFADYLRTNSVTGCSVMLKKELLRYALPFPQHTQYHDWWLAICAAKVGKIKYLDIPLFKYRMHSSNASFTFYKNKLDFIKQSRKFYSEIFNRFKSSLSLKEFILLKLYALYFFIFIRILIKIGLFFPKIMRKR, translated from the coding sequence GTGACCGCTCTGCCTTTAGTCTCAATAGTTATTGCAGCATATAACGGACAAATTTTTTTGAGAAAGCAGCTTGATTCCCTATTGTCACAGACTTATGAGAATATTGAAATTATAGCCTGTGACGATTGTTCCATAGATTCAACTCTTTCAATATTAAAATCATATCCATCCGTGATAATATTACAAAATGAGCAAAATATAGGTTTCGTAAAAACTTTTGAGAAAGTTATATCCGAAGCAAAAGGCGATTACATAGCTTTATGCGACCAGGACGACATATGGCTTCCCGAAAAAATAGAAACTCTTGTAAAAGAAATCGGCGATACCGTTTTAATTCATTCGGACGCTTATTTGATTGACGACAATGATAATATTATGTCAAATACATCAACATCAAAAGTAAAAAAATTTCTTCAAAACACAACTTTTGCCGATTATTTAAGAACAAATTCCGTTACAGGCTGCTCTGTAATGTTAAAGAAAGAACTCTTGCGATATGCCCTGCCTTTTCCACAACATACCCAATATCACGACTGGTGGCTTGCAATATGTGCTGCTAAAGTTGGAAAAATAAAATATTTAGATATACCCTTATTCAAATATAGAATGCACTCTTCTAATGCCTCTTTTACTTTTTACAAAAATAAACTGGACTTTATAAAACAATCAAGAAAATTTTATTCCGAAATTTTTAATAGGTTTAAAAGCTCTCTTTCTTTAAAAGAATTTATTCTTCTAAAGCTCTACGCATTGTACTTTTTTATATTTATTAGAATTCTTATTAAAATAGGACTCTTTTTCCCAAAAATAATGCGTAAAAGATAA
- a CDS encoding ABC transporter substrate-binding protein: MKMFKFAAILSVCIAVFFGVFTACAKKADSRFPHGTIEIEALGGGACGTPFYIAYEKGFFADEGINAVLVSGTFETNKAGLASGKYPIANGDFQFFPSVNEGLDIKIIGGLHQGCIKVLVPKNSPIKSAKDFKGKRIGVDEIGGTPMAVTSVVLANANIDPTTGVQWLPYPLDQIISVADKGDLDVVALWDPYATLAEKAGYRVITDISTDPLFAGKYCCFLYASGKQIREQPKRIAAILTALQKASDWVADNPEEAAKIAVEKDYLPGDDPALVAELLISYKYGHKHNVINNEDTTKQDAYYFTDELKKTGYLPKDLNTKKFIDDTYVDVFELAGIKKHGSSH, encoded by the coding sequence ATGAAAATGTTTAAATTTGCGGCAATACTTAGTGTTTGTATCGCGGTATTTTTCGGAGTTTTTACGGCATGCGCAAAAAAAGCGGATTCAAGGTTCCCTCACGGGACCATAGAAATTGAAGCTTTGGGCGGCGGTGCCTGCGGAACGCCTTTCTATATAGCTTATGAAAAAGGCTTTTTTGCCGATGAAGGGATAAATGCGGTACTTGTAAGCGGAACTTTTGAAACCAATAAAGCCGGTCTTGCAAGCGGAAAATACCCGATAGCAAATGGAGATTTCCAGTTTTTCCCATCAGTAAACGAAGGTCTGGACATAAAGATTATAGGAGGACTGCATCAAGGCTGTATAAAAGTATTGGTACCGAAGAATTCTCCGATTAAAAGCGCAAAAGATTTTAAAGGTAAAAGAATAGGAGTCGATGAGATCGGCGGAACGCCCATGGCGGTAACAAGCGTTGTTTTGGCAAATGCAAATATAGATCCAACTACAGGCGTGCAATGGCTTCCGTATCCTTTGGACCAAATTATTTCTGTAGCTGATAAAGGTGATCTTGATGTGGTAGCATTGTGGGATCCGTATGCGACGCTTGCCGAAAAGGCCGGATACCGCGTAATAACGGATATATCAACCGATCCGCTTTTTGCAGGCAAATACTGCTGTTTCCTCTACGCTTCTGGAAAACAAATCAGGGAACAGCCAAAACGTATAGCCGCAATTCTTACCGCTTTACAAAAAGCCTCCGATTGGGTAGCTGACAATCCCGAAGAAGCTGCAAAAATCGCTGTCGAAAAAGATTATCTGCCGGGCGACGATCCTGCACTTGTAGCCGAACTGCTTATAAGTTACAAGTACGGACATAAACATAATGTCATAAACAATGAGGATACTACAAAACAAGATGCGTATTATTTTACAGACGAATTAAAGAAAACGGGGTATCTGCCCAAAGATCTCAATACCAAAAAATTCATAGATGACACTTATGTAGACGTTTTTGAGCTTGCGGGCATTAAAAAACACGGCAGTTCGCATTAA
- a CDS encoding glycosyltransferase, producing the protein MKTCAVIVSFNSDKVFRCYESVKEQVDFVIIVDNATSDADIIAKLKILSDGNDKVQLVLSHKNLGIAWALNQGVKYAKEKNYYWLLTLDQDSQLPPETVKNMKRNYGKLPDGEKDKAGVLGCKYVERQFTKLETDNEKILVEADCGLKKFNSAQSMEKDNSKTVQKPRFYHRDKIFKENNLMINSGNFIKMSVFEKAGGFCEKLFIDYVDIEFYYRVLKAGFKNYEAQNVYIIHEFGSSQKKFGFHITNQPPFRRYYIARNGIYFFKKFMFTYPYRALRVMFGATMGGAIKIALFEKDKIKKYKYILLGIKDALFNKMEN; encoded by the coding sequence ATGAAAACCTGTGCGGTAATAGTTTCTTTTAATTCAGATAAAGTTTTTAGGTGCTACGAATCCGTCAAAGAACAAGTCGATTTTGTTATCATTGTAGATAATGCGACTTCCGATGCAGACATAATTGCAAAATTAAAAATTCTTTCAGACGGCAACGACAAAGTGCAGCTTGTTTTAAGTCATAAAAATTTAGGCATTGCATGGGCACTAAATCAAGGCGTTAAATACGCCAAAGAAAAAAATTACTATTGGCTTTTGACATTAGACCAAGACAGCCAGCTTCCGCCCGAAACCGTAAAGAATATGAAGAGAAATTATGGAAAACTCCCAGACGGAGAAAAAGACAAAGCCGGCGTTTTGGGATGCAAATACGTTGAGAGACAATTTACAAAACTAGAAACCGACAATGAAAAAATACTTGTGGAAGCAGATTGCGGCTTAAAGAAATTTAACAGCGCTCAGTCCATGGAAAAAGACAATTCAAAGACTGTGCAAAAACCTCGCTTTTACCATAGAGATAAAATATTTAAAGAAAACAATTTAATGATAAATTCTGGGAATTTTATTAAAATGTCCGTATTTGAAAAAGCGGGCGGATTTTGCGAAAAACTTTTTATTGATTACGTTGACATAGAATTTTATTATAGAGTTTTAAAAGCGGGTTTTAAAAATTATGAAGCGCAAAATGTTTACATTATTCATGAATTTGGCAGCTCTCAAAAAAAATTTGGATTTCACATAACAAACCAGCCTCCATTCAGAAGGTATTATATAGCAAGAAATGGCATATATTTTTTTAAAAAATTTATGTTTACTTATCCTTATAGGGCGCTTAGAGTAATGTTCGGGGCGACCATGGGCGGTGCAATAAAAATTGCTCTTTTTGAAAAAGATAAAATAAAAAAATATAAATATATTTTACTTGGTATTAAAGACGCCTTGTTTAATAAAATGGAAAATTAA
- a CDS encoding alpha/beta hydrolase — protein MKILKLLTSAIFSAILFFTVFTNAYAQDNAAIYEPQYNFAKLNTGINIAYVTLGDKKNTPVVLIHGVTDTYLSFSQAAPILEKSGFYVIVPELRGHGKSDKPKKGFYTTQQHAADINALLDKLEIKKAHIAGHSLGSFVAQSLAAANPDKVSSLILIGSTASLEGNETLAWLLEGDEKFPGINKLKSFSDDFLVDWTASSNYDPVFIKKTFENAKKLPLYAWVNAFNGIVVNRENLSKIKVPTAIIWGTQDTFFTIKDQLNLIENLGSDYIVFIKKEGASHNTHWENRLGEEVAGDIANFIKTAK, from the coding sequence ATGAAAATATTAAAATTATTAACATCAGCCATTTTTTCGGCAATACTTTTTTTTACCGTATTTACCAATGCGTATGCGCAGGACAACGCTGCAATTTATGAACCGCAGTACAATTTTGCGAAATTAAACACCGGAATAAATATAGCATACGTAACTTTGGGAGATAAAAAAAATACGCCCGTAGTTTTAATTCACGGTGTGACAGACACTTATCTTTCTTTTTCACAGGCTGCACCGATTTTGGAAAAATCCGGATTTTACGTAATAGTTCCCGAACTGCGCGGACATGGCAAAAGCGATAAACCAAAAAAAGGTTTTTATACAACGCAGCAGCATGCAGCAGACATAAACGCTTTGCTGGACAAACTTGAAATAAAAAAAGCGCATATAGCAGGACATTCTTTGGGAAGTTTCGTAGCGCAGAGCCTTGCGGCTGCAAATCCCGATAAAGTTTCTTCACTTATTTTAATAGGTTCCACAGCATCTTTGGAAGGAAATGAAACTCTGGCTTGGCTGCTTGAAGGCGATGAAAAATTTCCGGGAATAAACAAACTAAAATCGTTTTCCGACGATTTTCTTGTGGATTGGACTGCATCTTCGAATTATGATCCTGTTTTTATCAAAAAAACTTTTGAAAACGCAAAAAAGCTTCCGCTTTACGCATGGGTAAACGCTTTTAACGGAATTGTCGTAAATAGAGAAAATCTTTCCAAAATAAAAGTTCCAACGGCAATTATCTGGGGAACACAGGATACTTTCTTTACGATTAAAGACCAGCTTAATCTCATAGAAAATCTTGGTTCGGATTATATAGTATTTATAAAAAAAGAAGGTGCAAGCCACAACACGCATTGGGAAAACAGACTCGGTGAAGAAGTCGCCGGCGATATTGCAAATTTTATTAAGACGGCCAAATAA
- a CDS encoding aminotransferase class I/II-fold pyridoxal phosphate-dependent enzyme produces MSENKQKFDTLKIRAGYNPKDHNYAVSVPIYQTTSYDLGGTERANRIVTYQQDAWLYTRINNPTVDVLEKRAAALDGAPAALALSSGMAAITYTLFTLAENGGRILTSPYLYGGTFDSYKSILPRFGIEFDFSKNIENIQELEKEIKPNTKAVFVESISNPNSTLVDISALAELAHKHNIPLIVDNTVATPYLFNPFEHGADIVIYSATKALSGHGNVIAGLIVDGGKFKWSKEKFPQFHKKHYTLRDAGGSSRSYLEVFGDIAFVGKARMDYLNYFGSALSPFDAYLVLIGIETLSERIEKHIANTKKILKYLEKSPYVEKLNHPTLQSSPYNALAKKYFPKGAGSILSFEIKGGQERGQKFIDTLKIFTYLANLGDAKSLIIDPFKVTHGELTDDDLALAKIPLNLIRLSIGLEDPDDLIADLEQAFQKTAQY; encoded by the coding sequence ATGTCAGAAAATAAACAGAAATTTGATACTTTAAAAATAAGGGCCGGCTATAATCCGAAAGATCACAATTATGCCGTTTCCGTGCCTATTTATCAGACGACTTCTTATGATTTAGGCGGTACAGAAAGAGCAAACAGAATAGTAACATATCAGCAAGATGCCTGGCTTTACACGAGAATCAATAATCCGACTGTTGACGTTCTTGAAAAAAGAGCAGCAGCTTTAGACGGTGCGCCCGCCGCTCTTGCTTTATCTTCTGGAATGGCGGCCATAACTTATACATTATTTACTCTTGCGGAAAACGGCGGAAGAATACTTACAAGCCCATATCTTTACGGCGGTACTTTCGACAGTTATAAATCGATTCTTCCGCGTTTTGGAATTGAATTCGATTTTTCAAAAAATATAGAAAACATTCAAGAATTGGAAAAAGAAATAAAACCTAATACAAAAGCTGTTTTTGTGGAATCCATAAGTAATCCCAACAGTACACTTGTCGATATTTCCGCTTTGGCGGAACTTGCGCATAAACACAACATCCCTTTAATAGTAGATAATACTGTAGCTACCCCTTATTTATTTAATCCTTTCGAGCATGGAGCAGACATTGTCATCTATTCCGCGACAAAAGCTTTAAGCGGACATGGAAATGTTATAGCAGGGCTTATAGTAGATGGCGGAAAATTTAAATGGAGTAAAGAAAAATTCCCCCAGTTTCATAAGAAGCATTATACGCTCAGAGATGCCGGAGGCAGCAGCCGCTCATATCTCGAAGTTTTCGGTGATATAGCTTTTGTCGGAAAAGCAAGAATGGACTATTTGAATTATTTCGGTTCAGCCTTAAGCCCTTTTGATGCTTATCTTGTTTTAATAGGCATAGAAACCCTTTCGGAAAGAATAGAAAAACACATAGCAAACACAAAAAAGATACTTAAATATCTTGAAAAAAGCCCATATGTTGAAAAACTTAACCATCCAACGCTTCAATCAAGCCCATATAACGCACTTGCAAAAAAATATTTTCCTAAAGGAGCGGGTTCCATTTTGTCTTTTGAAATAAAAGGCGGACAGGAACGCGGCCAGAAATTTATAGACACTTTAAAAATATTTACTTATCTGGCAAATCTGGGAGATGCAAAATCGCTTATCATAGATCCGTTTAAAGTTACACATGGAGAACTTACCGATGACGATTTGGCTCTTGCAAAAATTCCGCTAAATCTTATACGACTTTCTATCGGTCTTGAAGATCCTGACGATTTAATTGCGGATTTGGAACAGGCTTTTCAAAAAACGGCACAATATTAA
- a CDS encoding cyclase family protein: MKILKSLAAAAAIAAIVLTQSYAQTNKNLWQELDSLKSDYNWVDLSFEVSPETPHWHGFDPLLVTAKYTFENTDDWFESSLYTLPGQYGTHTDFPGHFAKGHKLASDYTDVKELAYKLIIIDKSKEASKNPDYELSKQDILDFEKRYGLIPEGSFVAFRSDWSKRSAAEYENKDKKGVSHYPGWSLEALQYLIKDRNVAVIGHETPDTDSAVAGEKLGFVKERYVLQNDRLNVELLRNLDKVPPTGSIVFVTFPNIKNGTGFTSRVFAITPKK, translated from the coding sequence ATGAAAATATTAAAATCATTAGCTGCCGCTGCGGCAATAGCGGCAATAGTTTTGACGCAGTCGTACGCTCAAACAAACAAAAATTTATGGCAGGAACTCGATTCGCTTAAATCCGATTATAACTGGGTGGATTTAAGTTTTGAAGTAAGTCCTGAGACTCCACACTGGCACGGATTTGATCCTTTGCTTGTGACAGCAAAATACACTTTTGAAAATACGGATGATTGGTTTGAGTCCTCACTTTACACACTGCCGGGTCAATATGGCACTCATACTGATTTTCCCGGCCATTTTGCCAAAGGGCATAAGCTGGCAAGCGATTATACCGATGTGAAAGAACTTGCTTATAAACTTATCATAATAGACAAATCAAAAGAAGCATCAAAAAATCCGGATTACGAACTTTCAAAACAAGACATTTTGGATTTTGAAAAACGCTATGGATTAATTCCCGAAGGTTCTTTTGTGGCTTTCAGAAGCGATTGGTCAAAACGCAGTGCAGCGGAATATGAAAATAAAGATAAAAAAGGTGTTTCGCATTATCCGGGTTGGTCGCTGGAAGCTTTGCAGTACCTTATAAAAGATAGAAATGTGGCGGTAATAGGCCATGAAACGCCTGACACTGATTCGGCGGTCGCAGGAGAAAAACTGGGTTTTGTAAAAGAGAGATACGTTTTACAAAATGACAGACTTAACGTCGAACTTTTAAGAAATTTAGATAAAGTTCCGCCTACGGGTTCAATCGTTTTTGTCACTTTTCCAAATATTAAAAACGGTACGGGTTTTACAAGCAGAGTTTTTGCCATAACGCCGAAAAAGTAA
- a CDS encoding ABC transporter permease subunit — protein MKKKFKKDIPYFDNSIFWKPQSKFWFLFAVLSFAAALAFDYFMPFKQTVNPAPYRIFLTIMIVSLTILYIVSSKFITLRRKLLHNAQFIFATGIALAVWDFLTAKSGIFPLPFFPGPLQITDVMVKDYKMLLISALFSTRLFFVGLIVGSISGIFTGILIGWFCQWDYWLSPVIKISGVIPAVAWIPIAIAVFPNSFSSGVFLIFIASWFMVSFMTAGGISSTPKSYFEVAKTLGASEKYLLFHIAIPNAVPNIFMGILTATSLCFATLVVSEMIGAKAGLGWYINWAKGWSVYSKVYAAIIIMAVSFSIILAAIGIVRNYLLRWQKGILK, from the coding sequence TTGAAGAAAAAATTTAAAAAAGACATACCTTATTTTGACAACAGCATATTTTGGAAACCTCAATCCAAGTTTTGGTTTTTGTTTGCGGTTTTATCGTTTGCCGCGGCTTTGGCGTTTGATTATTTCATGCCTTTCAAACAAACTGTAAATCCTGCGCCTTACAGAATATTTTTGACAATTATGATCGTGTCGCTTACGATTTTATACATCGTTTCCTCAAAGTTTATTACTTTAAGAAGAAAATTGCTGCATAATGCGCAGTTCATATTTGCGACCGGAATAGCGCTTGCCGTATGGGATTTTTTGACGGCAAAGAGCGGAATTTTTCCACTCCCTTTTTTTCCGGGACCGCTTCAGATAACGGACGTTATGGTGAAAGATTATAAAATGCTTTTGATAAGCGCATTGTTTTCCACGCGTCTGTTTTTTGTGGGTCTTATAGTCGGCAGCATTTCGGGAATATTTACCGGAATTTTAATCGGATGGTTTTGCCAGTGGGATTACTGGCTTTCTCCGGTAATAAAAATCAGCGGAGTGATTCCGGCAGTAGCGTGGATACCGATTGCGATTGCGGTTTTTCCAAACAGTTTTTCAAGCGGGGTATTTCTTATTTTCATAGCTTCGTGGTTTATGGTTTCTTTCATGACGGCGGGTGGAATATCGTCAACGCCGAAAAGTTATTTCGAAGTTGCAAAAACTTTAGGCGCTAGTGAAAAATATTTATTGTTTCACATAGCTATTCCGAACGCCGTACCAAATATTTTTATGGGAATTCTTACGGCTACGAGTTTATGTTTTGCAACATTGGTCGTTTCGGAGATGATAGGCGCAAAAGCGGGACTCGGCTGGTATATAAATTGGGCTAAAGGATGGTCAGTTTATTCCAAAGTGTACGCCGCGATAATAATTATGGCCGTTTCCTTTTCCATAATTTTAGCTGCCATAGGAATAGTTAGAAATTATTTGCTGCGCTGGCAGAAAGGTATTTTAAAATGA